In Phoenix dactylifera cultivar Barhee BC4 chromosome 11, palm_55x_up_171113_PBpolish2nd_filt_p, whole genome shotgun sequence, the following are encoded in one genomic region:
- the LOC103699090 gene encoding NAC domain-containing protein 72-like, with amino-acid sequence MMESNELVSQLWLPPGFRFHPTDEELLVHYLCRKVFREPFSLPIIGEIDLYKFDPWVLPGKALFGEKEWYFFSPRERKYPNGSRPNRVAGSGYWKATGTDKVIAPGGRKLGKKKALVFYVGRAPKGSKTNWIMHEYRLCDAAPSASNSTKRQHTAATTVPNPRRLDQWVLCRIYKKSCGAQHQKPFALNARGQTHVAAAPSTHSGIHCCQSKLDQLIANPIMDPYRSHGVQDSTAVPPLCHVDSTSKVFGGSCVDAELALLLPASAPAATARKSMPERYGGDRTGDPSTPPATRCMTATCSPA; translated from the exons ATGATGGAAAGTAATGAGCTGGTCTCGCAGCTATGGTTGCCGCCTGGTTTCCGGTTCCATCCGACCGACGAGGAGCTCCTCGTCCACTACCTGTGCCGGAAAGTCTTCCGTGAGCCCTTTTCTCTCCCCATCATCGGCGAGATCGACCTCTACAAGTTTGATCCGTGGGTCCTTCCCG GCAAGGCGTTATTCGGCGAGAAGGAATGGTACTTCTTCAGCCCCAGGGAGCGCAAGTACCCCAACGGGTCGAGGCCAAACCGGGTGGCCGGGTCCGGGTACTGGAAAGCGACCGGGACGGACAAAGTCATCGCGCCGGGCGGGAGGAAGCTAGGGAAAAAGAAGGCGCTCGTCTTCTATGTGGGGAGGGCCCCCAAGGGATCCAAGACCAACTGGATCATGCACGAGTACCGGCTCTGCGATGCTGCCCCTTCCGCTTCCAATTCCACGAAGAGGCAGCACACCGCTGCAACCACCGTGCCCAATCCCCGCCGG CTAGACCAATGGGTCTTGTGCCGTATATATAAGAAATCTTGTGGCGCCCAGCATCAGAAGCCTTTCGCTTTAAACGCTAGAGGCCAAACTCACGTCGCCGCAGCTCCCTCAACCCATTCCGGGATCCACTGCTGCCAATCGAAGCTCGACCAGCTCATTGccaaccccatcatggatcccTACCGGTCCCATGGTGTACAAGACTCGACGGCCGTCCCACCCCTTTGCCACGTGGACTCCACGTCGAAAGTGTTTGGAGGCTCCTGTGTTGACGCAGAGCTAGCCCTCCTTCTACCAGCCTCGGCACCAGCAGCCACCGCAAGGAAATCTATGCCAGAGAGGTATGGTGGTGACCGAACAGGGGATCCGTCAACGCCGCCAGCAACAAGATGCATGACAGCAACCTGTTCTCCCGCTTGA